The Lepus europaeus isolate LE1 chromosome 21, mLepTim1.pri, whole genome shotgun sequence genome has a window encoding:
- the TEDC2 gene encoding tubulin epsilon and delta complex protein 2 isoform X1 codes for MLPAGCSRRLVAELQGALDACAERQKQLERSLGVCRRLLQAWEPARTWAPDPPPGPETTEEDPPPARTPSPQDLKELELLTQALEKAARVRRSVCRAGGRGEAGGLTPGPAAASAGTAVPGPGRGGPGPAKGIRQARTPATDHPELRPLPGRDRAGVGTRARAAEPGRSLRDQRVAPSTAPQAPGAFTLKEQGRLLRLPAALRKAASQNQRLWAQLESAQTRDPTDAAAAARARFLQKMQPAVSLLGSPGWGGGDAGRRGSSLTRVQSGWPSPRPSGAELEAEGQRLRRACVLMSLHMREALSAARSDWTQEYHCLLTLEGLQAMVGRCLQELQELQADRVTEDQRHVPFTGSLSKSPQHPRLGQAGAGSQELQPGLPLAEQPPGPCLAGWRPQPSSPCGGRAGPTWSPRLLCYSSTQELQTLAALRLRVAMLHQQIHLQKVLMAELLPVLSAQEARGPPCLALCRAVHSLLCEGGEHFFSILRDDLAD; via the exons ATGCTGCCCGCCGGCTGCTCCCGCCG CCTGGTGGCCGAGCTGCAGGGCGCCCTGGACGCTTgcgcagagagacagaagcagctgGAGCGGAGCCTCGGAGTCTGCCGGCGGCTGCTGCAGGCCTG GGAACCAGCGAGGACCTGGGCTCCAGATCCACCTCCGGGGCCAGAAACTACCGAAGAGGACCCGCCCCCAG CgcgcacccccagcccccaggacctCAAGGAGCTGGAGCTCTTGACGCAGGCGCTGGAGAAGGCTGCACGCGTGCGGAGAAGCGTCTGCAGGGCCGGAGGAAGAGGCGAGGCCGGCGGCCTGACGCCCGGCCCTGCTGCCGCCTCTGCTGGCACCGCGGTGCCAGGGCCCGGCCGAGGTGGCCCAGGGCCCGCCAAGGGCATCCGCCAGGCCAGGACGCCTGCCACGGACCACCCGGAGCTCAGACCTCTGCCAGGCAGGGATAGGGCCGGTGTGGGGACAAGAGCCCGGGCCGCCGAGCCTGGACGCAGCCTCAGAGACCAGCGAGTGGCCCCATCGACGGCCCCTCAGGCCCCGGGAGCCTTCACGCTGAAGGAGCAGGG GAGGCTGCTGCGGCTGCCCGCGGCCCTCAGGAAGGCGGCGTCGCAGAACCAGCG CCTGTGGGCCCAGCTCGAGTCTGCACAGACCAGGGACCCCACAGATGCCGCCGCCGCTGCCAGAGCCCGGTTCCTGCAGAAAATGCAGCCGGCCGTATCCTTGCTGGGCtctccggggtggggggggggggacgctggCCGCAGAGGAAGTTCCCTGACCCGCGTGCAGtccggctggcccagccccaggcccagtggCGCCGAGCTGGAGGCGGAGGGCCAGCGCCTGCGGAGGGCCTGCGTGCTGATGAGCCTACACATGCGGGAGGCGCTCTCAGCAG CTCGCTCTGACTGGACGCAGGAGTACCACTGCCTGCTCACCCTGGAGGGACTGCAGGCCATGGTGGGGCGCTGtctgcaggagctgcaggagctgcaggcag acagagtgacagaggatcAGAGACAtgttccgttcactggttcactctccaaaagcccgcAACacccaagactgggccaggctggagctgggagccaggaactccagccgggtctcccac TGGCGGAACAGCCTCCAGGGCCGTGTCTCGCGGGATGGCGCCCCCAGCCCTCGTCACCCTGTGGGGGCAGAGCAGGCCCCACCTGGAGCCCCCGGCTGCTTTGCTACTCCAGCACCCAGGAGCTGCAGACCCTGGCCGCCCTCAGGCTGCGGGTGGCCATGCTGCACCAGCAGATCCACTTGCAAAAG gtccTGATGGCAGAGCTGCTGCCCGTGCTGAGCGCCCAGGAAGCACGCGGGCCGCCCTGCCTGGCTCTGTGCCGCGCGGTGCACAGCCTGCTCTGTGAGGGCGGCGAGCACTTCTTCAGCATCCTACGGGACGACCTGGCTGACTGA
- the TEDC2 gene encoding tubulin epsilon and delta complex protein 2 isoform X2 gives MLPAGCSRRLVAELQGALDACAERQKQLERSLGVCRRLLQAWEPARTWAPDPPPGPETTEEDPPPARTPSPQDLKELELLTQALEKAARVRRSVCRAGGRGEAGGLTPGPAAASAGTAVPGPGRGGPGPAKGIRQARTPATDHPELRPLPGRDRAGVGTRARAAEPGRSLRDQRVAPSTAPQAPGAFTLKEQGLWAQLESAQTRDPTDAAAAARARFLQKMQPAVSLLGSPGWGGGDAGRRGSSLTRVQSGWPSPRPSGAELEAEGQRLRRACVLMSLHMREALSAARSDWTQEYHCLLTLEGLQAMVGRCLQELQELQADRVTEDQRHVPFTGSLSKSPQHPRLGQAGAGSQELQPGLPLAEQPPGPCLAGWRPQPSSPCGGRAGPTWSPRLLCYSSTQELQTLAALRLRVAMLHQQIHLQKVLMAELLPVLSAQEARGPPCLALCRAVHSLLCEGGEHFFSILRDDLAD, from the exons ATGCTGCCCGCCGGCTGCTCCCGCCG CCTGGTGGCCGAGCTGCAGGGCGCCCTGGACGCTTgcgcagagagacagaagcagctgGAGCGGAGCCTCGGAGTCTGCCGGCGGCTGCTGCAGGCCTG GGAACCAGCGAGGACCTGGGCTCCAGATCCACCTCCGGGGCCAGAAACTACCGAAGAGGACCCGCCCCCAG CgcgcacccccagcccccaggacctCAAGGAGCTGGAGCTCTTGACGCAGGCGCTGGAGAAGGCTGCACGCGTGCGGAGAAGCGTCTGCAGGGCCGGAGGAAGAGGCGAGGCCGGCGGCCTGACGCCCGGCCCTGCTGCCGCCTCTGCTGGCACCGCGGTGCCAGGGCCCGGCCGAGGTGGCCCAGGGCCCGCCAAGGGCATCCGCCAGGCCAGGACGCCTGCCACGGACCACCCGGAGCTCAGACCTCTGCCAGGCAGGGATAGGGCCGGTGTGGGGACAAGAGCCCGGGCCGCCGAGCCTGGACGCAGCCTCAGAGACCAGCGAGTGGCCCCATCGACGGCCCCTCAGGCCCCGGGAGCCTTCACGCTGAAGGAGCAGGG CCTGTGGGCCCAGCTCGAGTCTGCACAGACCAGGGACCCCACAGATGCCGCCGCCGCTGCCAGAGCCCGGTTCCTGCAGAAAATGCAGCCGGCCGTATCCTTGCTGGGCtctccggggtggggggggggggacgctggCCGCAGAGGAAGTTCCCTGACCCGCGTGCAGtccggctggcccagccccaggcccagtggCGCCGAGCTGGAGGCGGAGGGCCAGCGCCTGCGGAGGGCCTGCGTGCTGATGAGCCTACACATGCGGGAGGCGCTCTCAGCAG CTCGCTCTGACTGGACGCAGGAGTACCACTGCCTGCTCACCCTGGAGGGACTGCAGGCCATGGTGGGGCGCTGtctgcaggagctgcaggagctgcaggcag acagagtgacagaggatcAGAGACAtgttccgttcactggttcactctccaaaagcccgcAACacccaagactgggccaggctggagctgggagccaggaactccagccgggtctcccac TGGCGGAACAGCCTCCAGGGCCGTGTCTCGCGGGATGGCGCCCCCAGCCCTCGTCACCCTGTGGGGGCAGAGCAGGCCCCACCTGGAGCCCCCGGCTGCTTTGCTACTCCAGCACCCAGGAGCTGCAGACCCTGGCCGCCCTCAGGCTGCGGGTGGCCATGCTGCACCAGCAGATCCACTTGCAAAAG gtccTGATGGCAGAGCTGCTGCCCGTGCTGAGCGCCCAGGAAGCACGCGGGCCGCCCTGCCTGGCTCTGTGCCGCGCGGTGCACAGCCTGCTCTGTGAGGGCGGCGAGCACTTCTTCAGCATCCTACGGGACGACCTGGCTGACTGA
- the TEDC2 gene encoding tubulin epsilon and delta complex protein 2 isoform X3 has product MLPAGCSRRLVAELQGALDACAERQKQLERSLGVCRRLLQAWEPARTWAPDPPPGPETTEEDPPPARTPSPQDLKELELLTQALEKAARVRRSVCRAGGRGEAGGLTPGPAAASAGTAVPGPGRGGPGPAKGIRQARTPATDHPELRPLPGRDRAGVGTRARAAEPGRSLRDQRVAPSTAPQAPGAFTLKEQGRLLRLPAALRKAASQNQRLWAQLESAQTRDPTDAAAAARARFLQKMQPASGWPSPRPSGAELEAEGQRLRRACVLMSLHMREALSAARSDWTQEYHCLLTLEGLQAMVGRCLQELQELQADRVTEDQRHVPFTGSLSKSPQHPRLGQAGAGSQELQPGLPLAEQPPGPCLAGWRPQPSSPCGGRAGPTWSPRLLCYSSTQELQTLAALRLRVAMLHQQIHLQKVLMAELLPVLSAQEARGPPCLALCRAVHSLLCEGGEHFFSILRDDLAD; this is encoded by the exons ATGCTGCCCGCCGGCTGCTCCCGCCG CCTGGTGGCCGAGCTGCAGGGCGCCCTGGACGCTTgcgcagagagacagaagcagctgGAGCGGAGCCTCGGAGTCTGCCGGCGGCTGCTGCAGGCCTG GGAACCAGCGAGGACCTGGGCTCCAGATCCACCTCCGGGGCCAGAAACTACCGAAGAGGACCCGCCCCCAG CgcgcacccccagcccccaggacctCAAGGAGCTGGAGCTCTTGACGCAGGCGCTGGAGAAGGCTGCACGCGTGCGGAGAAGCGTCTGCAGGGCCGGAGGAAGAGGCGAGGCCGGCGGCCTGACGCCCGGCCCTGCTGCCGCCTCTGCTGGCACCGCGGTGCCAGGGCCCGGCCGAGGTGGCCCAGGGCCCGCCAAGGGCATCCGCCAGGCCAGGACGCCTGCCACGGACCACCCGGAGCTCAGACCTCTGCCAGGCAGGGATAGGGCCGGTGTGGGGACAAGAGCCCGGGCCGCCGAGCCTGGACGCAGCCTCAGAGACCAGCGAGTGGCCCCATCGACGGCCCCTCAGGCCCCGGGAGCCTTCACGCTGAAGGAGCAGGG GAGGCTGCTGCGGCTGCCCGCGGCCCTCAGGAAGGCGGCGTCGCAGAACCAGCG CCTGTGGGCCCAGCTCGAGTCTGCACAGACCAGGGACCCCACAGATGCCGCCGCCGCTGCCAGAGCCCGGTTCCTGCAGAAAATGCAGCCGGCC tccggctggcccagccccaggcccagtggCGCCGAGCTGGAGGCGGAGGGCCAGCGCCTGCGGAGGGCCTGCGTGCTGATGAGCCTACACATGCGGGAGGCGCTCTCAGCAG CTCGCTCTGACTGGACGCAGGAGTACCACTGCCTGCTCACCCTGGAGGGACTGCAGGCCATGGTGGGGCGCTGtctgcaggagctgcaggagctgcaggcag acagagtgacagaggatcAGAGACAtgttccgttcactggttcactctccaaaagcccgcAACacccaagactgggccaggctggagctgggagccaggaactccagccgggtctcccac TGGCGGAACAGCCTCCAGGGCCGTGTCTCGCGGGATGGCGCCCCCAGCCCTCGTCACCCTGTGGGGGCAGAGCAGGCCCCACCTGGAGCCCCCGGCTGCTTTGCTACTCCAGCACCCAGGAGCTGCAGACCCTGGCCGCCCTCAGGCTGCGGGTGGCCATGCTGCACCAGCAGATCCACTTGCAAAAG gtccTGATGGCAGAGCTGCTGCCCGTGCTGAGCGCCCAGGAAGCACGCGGGCCGCCCTGCCTGGCTCTGTGCCGCGCGGTGCACAGCCTGCTCTGTGAGGGCGGCGAGCACTTCTTCAGCATCCTACGGGACGACCTGGCTGACTGA
- the NTN3 gene encoding netrin-3 — protein MPGWPWGLLLTAGTLSAALSSGLPASADPCHDEGGAPRGCVPGLVNAALGREALASSTCGRPATRACDASDPRRAHPAALLTSPGGSASPLCWRSDALTQAPFNVTLTVPLGKAFELVFVSLRFCSAPPASLALLKSQDHGRSWAPLGFFSSHCGLDYGRPPAAARGPAGPGPEAQCFPAPQVQPDGGGLLAFSMQDGSPAGLDLDSSPVLQDWVTATDIRVVLTRPARPGDAGDAETTAPYSYSATELQVGGRCKCNGHASRCLLDAQGRLTCDCRHGTEGPDCGRCKPFYCDRPWQRATAREAHACLACSCNGHARRCRFNMELYRLSGRRSGGVCLNCRHNTAGRHCHYCREGFYRDPGRALSDRRACRACDCHPVGAAGKTCNQTTGQCPCKDGVTGLTCNRCAPGFQQSRSPVAPCVKTPVPGPTQESRPVEPQDCDSHCRPSRGSYRISLRRFCRKDYAVQVAVSARGEARGAWTRFPVAVLAVFRSGEERARRGSSALWVPAQDAACGCPHLLPGRRYLLLGGGPGVSAGAGGGRGPGLSAARGSLVLPWRDAWTRRLRRLQRRERRGRCRAA, from the exons ATGCCCGGCTGGCCGTGGGGGCTGCTGCTGACCGCGGGCACGCTCTCGGCCGCGCTGAGCTCGGGGCTGCCGGCGTCCGCCGACCCCTGCCACGACGAGGGCGGCGCGCCCCGCGGCTGCGTGCCCGGCCTGGTGAACGCAGCCCTGGGCCGAGAGGCGCTGGCGTCCAGCACGTGCGGGCGGCCGGCCACTCGGGCCTGCGACGCCTCGGACCCGCGGCGGGCGCACCCCGCGGCGCTGCTGACCTCCCCAGGGGGCTCGGCAAGCCCCCTGTGCTGGCGCTCGGACGCGCTGACGCAGGCCCCCTTCAACGTGACCCTCACCGTGCCCCTGGGCAAGGCTTTTGAGCTGGTATTCGTGAGCCTGCGCTTCTGCTCGGCTCCGCCGGCCTCCCTGGCCCTTCTCAAGTCGCAGGACCACGGCCGCAGCTGGGCCCCCCTGGGCTTCTTCTCTTCCCACTGTGGCCTGGACTACGGCCGGCCGCCTGCTGCCGCCCGCGGCCCTGCTGGCCCCGGGCCTGAAGCCCAGTGCTTCCCTGCACCCCAGGTGCAGCCCGATGGGGGTGGCCTCCTGGCCTTCAGCATGCAGGACGGCAGCCCGGCAGGCCTGGACCTGGACAGCAGCCCTGTGCTGCAGGACTGGGTGACGGCTACCGACATCCGTGTGGTGCTCACAAGGCCCGCCAGGCCCGGGGACGCCGGGGACGCGGAGACCACAGCGCCCTACTCCTACTCGGCCACCGAGCTGCAAGTGGGCGGCCGCTGCAAGTGCAACGGGCACGCCTCGCGCTGCCTGCTGGACGCCCAGGGCCGCCTGACCTGTGACTGCCGGCACGGCACCGAGGGGCCCGACTGCGGCCGCTGCAAGCCCTTCTACTGCGACAGGCCGTGGCAGCGGGCCACAGCCCGGGAGGCCCACGCCTGCCTCG CTTGTTCCTGCAACGGTCACGCCCGCCGCTGCCGCTTCAACATGGAGCTGTACCGGCTCTCGGGCCGCCGCAGCGGGGGCGTCTGCCTGAACTGCCGGCACAACACCGCCGGCCGCCACTGCCACTACTGCCGGGAGGGCTTCTACCGCGACCCGGGCCGGGCCCTGAGTGACCGGCGCGCCTGCAGAG CCTGTGACTGTCACCCGGTCGGTGCTGCTGGCAAAACCTGCAACCAGACCACAGGCCAGTGTCCCTGCAAGGACGGCGTCACGGGCCTCACCTGCAACCGCTGTGCCCCCGGCTTCCAGCAGAGCCGCTCTCCGGTGGCACCCTGCGTCA AGACTCCTGTCCCCGGCCCCACCCAAGAGAGCCGCCCCGTGGAGCCACAGG ACTGCGACTCGCACTGCAGACCCTCCCGCGGCAGCTACCGCATCAGCCTGCGCAGGTTCTGCCGCAAGGACTACG CGGTGCAGGTGGCGGTGAGCGCGCGCGGGGAGGCGCGCGGCGCGTGGACGCGCTTCCCAGTGGCCGTGCTCGCCGTGTTCCGGAGCGGCGAGGAGCGAGCGCGGCGCGGGAGCAGCGCGCTGTGGGTGCCGGCCCAGGACGCGGCCTGCGGCTGCCCGCACCTGCTACCGGGCCGCCGCTATCTGCTGCTGGGGGGCGGGCCGGGGGTCTCGGCCGGAGCCGGGGGGGGCCGGGGCCCCGGGCTCAGCGCCGCCCGCGGAAGCCTCGTGCTCCCCTGGAGGGACGCGTGGACGCGGCGCCTGCGGAGGCTGCAGCGGCGCGAGCGGCGGGGGCGCTGCCGGGCGGCCTGA
- the LOC133751047 gene encoding transmembrane protein 100-like has protein sequence MSVPGPRPAEPATAPAPSPPGLAPPEPLRALRALLLATGGAGGSWPRCVLPFGALAVLAGAAATAITFSLRGPLLDLAQGASLAALGGGLGLLTAAFLCWRGRRAGRGGGRELETP, from the coding sequence ATGAGCGTGCCCGGGCCCCGGCCCGCGGAGCCCGCCACGGCACCCGCGCCCTCCCCGCCGGGACTCGCGCCCCCGGAACCCCTCCGGGCCCTGCGCGCGCTGCTCCTGGCCACGGGCGGCGCGGGGGGCTCGTGGCCTCGCTGCGTCCTGCCGTTCGGCGCCCTGGCGGTACTGGCTGGCGCAGCCGCCACGGCCATCACCTTCTCGCTGCGCGGACCCCTGCTGGACTTGGCCCAGGGCGCGTCGCTGGCTGCGCTCGGCGGGGGCCTCGGGCTCCTGACCGCCGCCTTCCTGTGCTGGCGCGGGCGGAGGGCCGGGCGCGGCGGGGGGCGGGAGCTGGAGACGCCCTGA